A window of the Cystobacter fuscus genome harbors these coding sequences:
- a CDS encoding carboxymuconolactone decarboxylase family protein → MSRLPIPTSDSAPSATQPILQSLQRKLGRVPNLYATIGHSPGALQSMLTWEEALSQSRTLSRREREQLNLHVSELNGCGYCISAHSAIGKLAGLSEQDIEAARVGAGANARENALLALARRVVRTGGHGAGGELARAREAGLTDAEVVDVIAVVALRSFTNAVAVVAQTELDWPRAPALPEA, encoded by the coding sequence ATGTCCCGCCTGCCCATCCCCACTTCCGACTCCGCCCCCTCCGCCACCCAGCCCATCCTGCAGTCCCTGCAACGCAAGCTCGGCCGCGTGCCCAACCTCTACGCCACCATCGGCCACTCTCCTGGTGCGCTGCAGTCCATGCTCACCTGGGAGGAGGCACTGTCGCAGAGCCGCACACTCTCCCGGCGCGAGCGGGAGCAACTCAACCTGCACGTCTCGGAACTCAATGGCTGCGGCTACTGCATCTCCGCCCACTCGGCCATCGGCAAGTTGGCCGGACTGAGCGAGCAGGACATCGAGGCGGCGCGCGTGGGCGCCGGCGCCAACGCGCGCGAGAATGCCCTCCTGGCCCTGGCGCGCCGCGTGGTGCGCACCGGCGGCCATGGCGCAGGAGGCGAGCTGGCCCGCGCGCGCGAGGCAGGCCTCACCGACGCCGAAGTGGTGGACGTCATCGCCGTCGTCGCCCTCAGGAGCTTCACCAACGCCGTGGCCGTCGTCGCGCAGACCGAGCTCGACTGGCCCAGGGCTCCCGCCCTTCCGGAGGCTTGA
- a CDS encoding VOC family protein, whose translation MTSTMTIPVLPCASLDESLEFYRRLGFQQTYRQTTPNPYAVVEHDGAQLHFAGVKGLKPSEAYTTCLVIVPEVERLHQVFAEALRAVFGKLPVSGFPRISRMRKGQSRFTVVDPSGNSVIFIRRNAPDDYDEGQKPQSTSRLGKALRAAARLRDFKGDDLAAAKVLDVALARKEPALPIERARALAARAELAIVLGDEACARTAREELQRLPLSDEEREQFREELEAADTLARTQR comes from the coding sequence GTGACATCCACGATGACGATTCCGGTGCTTCCCTGTGCTTCTCTCGACGAGTCGCTGGAGTTCTACCGGCGCCTCGGGTTCCAGCAGACCTACCGGCAGACCACGCCGAACCCGTATGCAGTCGTCGAGCACGATGGGGCTCAACTTCACTTCGCTGGCGTGAAGGGGCTGAAGCCATCGGAGGCGTACACCACGTGCCTGGTGATCGTTCCGGAAGTCGAGCGACTGCATCAGGTCTTCGCCGAGGCGCTCCGCGCTGTCTTCGGCAAGCTGCCGGTCTCGGGGTTCCCGCGCATCTCGCGCATGAGGAAGGGACAGAGTCGTTTCACCGTGGTCGATCCCTCTGGCAACTCCGTCATCTTCATCCGGCGGAATGCGCCCGACGACTACGACGAGGGCCAGAAGCCACAATCCACATCGCGTCTCGGCAAGGCACTGCGCGCCGCGGCGCGGCTGCGAGACTTCAAAGGAGACGATCTCGCCGCCGCGAAGGTCCTCGATGTGGCGCTCGCTCGAAAGGAGCCGGCTCTACCCATTGAACGCGCGCGGGCGCTCGCCGCCCGGGCCGAGTTGGCCATCGTGCTCGGGGACGAGGCGTGCGCCCGGACCGCGAGGGAGGAGCTTCAGCGGCTCCCGCTCTCCGATGAGGAGCGCGAGCAATTCCGCGAGGAACTCGAAGCAGCAGACACCCTGGCGCGAACGCAGCGTTGA
- a CDS encoding LysR family transcriptional regulator, with protein MKQNRTKDIRSLQWDDLKIFLAISREGSLIAAARAMGLTQPTMGRRLQSLEKLVGCKLLRRTSSGYILTEDGMAVLSHAERMEEEALAFERQLAAHDGEVNGTLRVSALDWLASHVLAPVIARLQQQHSRMVVELSMDPRLLSLDRRETDLVFCFNRFEEAYVVQRRLTHVHYGVYASRAYLEQRGKPHPSTGGVGHDLITMDSARSHQADVVWLTGRLPKARIIGRSSSRHVQARMCAEGGGLAVLPLQVAESTPGLEQVDLGEPPPDQDVWLGYHRDFQHHRRLRVLLDAVEAALMLEHPKGMKRTFPPRAP; from the coding sequence ATGAAACAAAATCGCACGAAGGACATACGGAGTCTTCAGTGGGATGATCTCAAGATATTCCTCGCCATCTCGAGAGAGGGCTCCCTGATAGCAGCGGCGCGGGCCATGGGGCTGACGCAACCCACGATGGGCCGCCGGCTCCAGTCACTGGAGAAGCTCGTGGGCTGCAAGTTGTTGAGGCGGACCTCCAGCGGGTACATCCTGACGGAGGACGGCATGGCGGTCTTGTCCCATGCCGAGCGCATGGAAGAGGAGGCCCTGGCCTTCGAGCGTCAGCTCGCCGCGCATGATGGTGAAGTCAATGGGACGCTGCGCGTCTCCGCCTTGGATTGGCTCGCCAGCCATGTCCTGGCGCCCGTCATCGCCCGGCTCCAGCAGCAGCATTCACGCATGGTGGTGGAACTCAGTATGGATCCCCGTCTGTTGAGTCTCGACCGGCGGGAAACCGACCTTGTCTTCTGCTTCAACCGTTTCGAGGAAGCCTATGTGGTGCAGCGGCGGCTCACGCACGTTCACTACGGGGTCTATGCCTCGCGCGCCTACCTGGAGCAGCGAGGGAAGCCGCATCCGTCCACGGGTGGCGTGGGCCATGATTTGATCACCATGGACTCGGCGCGCAGCCACCAGGCGGATGTCGTCTGGCTCACGGGGCGGCTGCCCAAAGCCCGTATCATCGGGCGCAGTAGCAGCCGCCACGTGCAGGCGCGGATGTGCGCCGAGGGAGGAGGACTCGCGGTGCTGCCCCTTCAGGTGGCGGAGTCCACTCCCGGCCTGGAGCAGGTGGATCTCGGCGAGCCACCTCCCGACCAGGATGTCTGGCTGGGCTACCATCGGGACTTTCAACACCATCGCCGGCTACGGGTGCTGCTCGACGCCGTCGAGGCCGCCCTCATGCTCGAGCATCCCAAGGGCATGAAAAGGACTTTTCCACCCCGGGCGCCGTGA
- a CDS encoding MarR family winged helix-turn-helix transcriptional regulator produces the protein MVKLTEEGEAFTELVLEVFRLNGLALAAGDRLTEPMGLSSARWQVLGVVEHAPAPVANVARIMGLSRQGVQQTADALERDGFIEYLENPHHRRAKLISMTAKGREALRRVEGFHALWANQLGAGMNPRQLRAVVNGLKQARQLLEKDASASDEA, from the coding sequence ATGGTGAAGCTGACCGAGGAGGGAGAGGCGTTCACGGAGCTGGTGCTCGAGGTCTTCCGACTCAATGGCCTCGCGCTCGCGGCGGGGGATCGCTTGACCGAGCCCATGGGACTCAGCAGCGCCCGGTGGCAGGTGCTGGGGGTGGTGGAGCACGCTCCGGCACCCGTCGCCAATGTCGCTCGAATCATGGGACTGAGCCGCCAGGGCGTGCAGCAGACCGCCGATGCCCTCGAGAGAGATGGCTTCATCGAATACCTCGAGAATCCCCACCACCGCCGCGCGAAGCTCATCTCGATGACGGCCAAGGGTCGTGAGGCACTGCGGCGCGTCGAGGGATTCCATGCGCTCTGGGCGAACCAGCTCGGCGCCGGAATGAACCCGCGGCAGCTCCGCGCTGTCGTGAACGGCTTGAAGCAAGCGCGGCAGCTCCTCGAGAAGGACGCATCCGCCTCGGACGAGGCATGA